The nucleotide window CAAGCAGTCGGCACACGGCTTTCGGTCAACGGCCAGTTCGCTCCTGAACGAGAGTGGCAAGTGGAACCCGGACGCCATCGAGCGCGCAATGTCCCGGCAGGTAGGCGGCACCACCGCCGCAATCTACAACCGCACCGCCTATTGGGACGAGCGGGTCGAGATGATGCAGTGGTGGAGCGACTGGCTCGATGAACTCAAGACAGGAGGGACCTGATCGCAGGCCCCATTCGAGGCCCCCATCTGGTCGCGGCTGGGGGCCTTTACGGGCGAACATTCACGAACAACTGAAAAGCAAAAAGCCCCGGTTTCCCGGGGCTTTTTGGCTACTTGCGAACACCTGCGAGCAGGTGAATGGTGCCCAGAAGAGGACTCGAACCTCCACGCCGTTGCCAGCGCCGCCACCTGAAGACGGTGCGTCTACCAATTCCGCCATCTGGGCACGGAGGCAAGGGAGCCAAGTTGCTGTCCTCGCCGGGTAGGAGGGCGCCTCTAAGACCGGCGCGGGCCGGTGTCAACAGGGCTTGAGACAAGAAAATCGCGCGCGTGCATTTTTTTGCGGGTCGTGGCGTCGGCTGGGGCGGGAAAGCGTTGTGTTGCAGTGGATGCACCCTGCCCGCGCGTGCCGAGGCAACTGGCCGGTTGCCCGGGACTGTGCCTTGTGGCAGGGGCAGGTGCAATGTGCTGCAGTGCAGGAAACGGGTTCCGGGCGCTGCCGAGCTGCAAGGATTCGAGGCAATGAGCATGACCCCCAAGGATTCGCTTTCCGGCAAGATCGTCACCGTACTGGGTGGCAGCGGCTTCGTCGGCACGCACCTTGCGCAGGAACTGCTCGCACGCGGCGCGCGCCTGCGCGTTGCCAGCCGCCACCCCAAGAAGGCCTATGCGCTCAAACCCTTGGGTAACCTCGGCCAGGTCCAGTTCGCCGGCTGCGACGTCACGCGCACCGACTCGCTCGCCGCCGTGCTCGCGGGCTCGGACGTGGTGATCAACCTCGTCGGCGCCTTCTCGGGCAATCTCGACGCGCTGCAGGGTGAAGGTCTCGCCCGCATCGCGGCAGCGGCCAAGGCGGCTGGCGCGCAGGCCTTCGTGCATGTCTCGGCGATCGGCGCCGATGCTTCCTCCGACGTCGCCTATGCGCGCACCAAGGCGGAAGGCGAGCAGGCCGCGCTGGCCGAGTTCCCCGAGGCGACAATCCTGCGCCCCTCGGTCATGTTCGGCCCCGACGACAAGTTCGTGATGATGTTCGGCGACCTCATGGCGAGCGCGCCGGTCATGCCGATCTTCGTGCCCGAGGGCAGGCTGCAGCCGGTCTTCGTCGACGACGTCGCCGAGGCCATTGCCAATGCCGCGGGCGACCCGCTGACCCACGGGGGCAAGACCTACGAGATCGCCGGCCCCGAGGTGGTGACGATGCGCGAGCTCAACCACCGCATCGCGGCCGCCGCGGGCCGCAAGCCCTGCTTCATCGAAATGCCTGATGCTTTCGCGGGCCTGTTTGCCGCGCTCCCGCTGACCCCGATCAGCTCGGACCAGATCAAGCTGCTCAAGGCCGGCAGCGTTGCCAGCGAAGGTGCACCCGGCCTTGCCGAGCTCGGCGTCAAGGCGCGCCCGATGGGCCTGTTCCTCGACCGTTGGATGACCCAGTTCCGCAAGCACGGCCGCTTCGGCACAAAGGAAAACACCGAGGCCTGAGCTCCGGCATCGCGAGAAACAAAAAAGGGGGCCTTCGCGCCCCCTTTTTCATGTCCGCTCAGATATCGACTTCGCCATAGTGGCTGGGCGGCTGGATCACTTCCATGCGCTCGGTCAGCAGCGGGCGAAAACTGGGGCGCGACTTCATCACCAGATACCAGCCACGCGCCTGCTCGTGGCTCGACCAGTCGAGCCCGCCAAGGTAGTCGGCAACGGATATCTGCGCGGCGGCGGTGAGATCGGCCAGCGTCATCGTCGCGCCTGCCAGCCAGGGGCGGTTGTCGATCAGGTAGTCGATGTAGTCGAGATAATCGTGCGCAAGCTTCATCGCGTCGCGCAGCGAGCGTCCGTCGGGCGACTGGCGAAGCACGAGGCGCTTCTTCATCTTCTCGTGGAGCAGCGGTCCCGAGACGTCGTTGAAGAAGTTCTCGTCGAACAGGGCGACGAGGCGGCGGATCTCGGCGCGCTGCTGGTCGGTCCCGCGCAGCATCGGGTTGCGATCGACGGTTTCCTCGAAGTACTCGCAGATCGCGCGGCTGTCGGCGAGGACCACGCCGCGCTCCATCTCGCGCACCACCGGCGTGCGCCCGGCAGGATTCATCTGGAACAGCCGGTCCTCGCCCTCCCAGGGGCGCGTGGTCTGGAGTTCGTAGGCGATGCCCTTCTCCGCCATCAGCAGGCGCACCTTGCGGCTGAAGGGACAGAGCGGAAACTGGAAGATGTGCCACATGGCGATGAACCTTGCCCAAGGGCGCTTAGGGCGTCCACCCGGAGCCTTGACAGGACCCGGGCGAAACGCGTGGATAAGTTGGCGCGGCGCGCCGAGCAGTCGCCGAGCGCCTGATCAGCTGTCGCGCGAGAGCAGGAACACCGCGTGTTCGGCGAAGTAGTTCGCGGCGGCCTGGCTGCAGCGCTTGTCGCCCGACAGGAACCAGCTGCCCTCGACCGTGATCCCGCGCTCCTTCACCAGCGCGCGGAAGTCGTCGATGGTGAGGTGGTGGATGTTCGGGGTCTCGTACCAGAGCACCGGCAGCAGCCGCGTGACCGGCATGCGCCCGCGCCACAGCAGCGAGAGGCGCACGCGCCAGTGTGCGAAGTTGGGGAAGCTGACGAAGGCCTTGCGACCGATGCGCAGCAGTTCCTCGAGCGCGAGGTCGGGGCGCATCGTGGTCTGCAGCGTCTGCGAGAGGATCGCATAGTCGACCGACTTGTCGGGATAGAAAACGAGATCCTTGTCGGCATCGCCCTGGATCACCGAGAGCCCGCGCGCGACGCAGGCGCCCACGTTCGCAGGGTCGATCTCCATGCCGCGCGTGTCGCACTGCTTCTCGTCGCGCAGCGCGGCCATCAAGGTGCCGTCGCCGCAGCCGATGTCGAGCAGGCTCGAGCCGGGCGCGACATTGCGCGCGATCACCGCAAGGTCGGGCCGCAAGGCAGCTGCGCTCACGCTCACGAGGCCTTCTCCAGCATGGCGGCAAATTCGTTCGAGAGGCGTTCCATCAGGCGTTCGGGACGGCTGAGCGGCTTGAACCCGAGCTTGGCGTAGACGCCGTGAGCATCGGCGGTGGTCAGCGCGAAGCGGCGAATCCCGGCATATTCGGGCCGCTCGATGAACCAGCCGACCATGCGCCGCCCGAGCCCCTGCCCGCGTGCCGGCTCGTCGACCCACACGTCGGCGAGCCAGGCGAAGCTGGCGCGGTCGGAAATGACCCGCGCGAAGCCGACCTGCTCCCCGGCGGCGTCGTAGGCACCGAGGCAGTGCGCGCCCGCGATCTGGCGCTCGACCTGTTCGCGCGCGATACCCGGCGACCAGTAGCTCGAGGCCAGCCAGCCGTGGATGCGCGCGACATCGAGGCGCGCGGTGTCATCGCTCAGGTCGATCATCCCAGGAACCCTGCCACCACGCGGTCGAGCGCGGGAACGTCGAGCAGGAACGAGTCGTGCCCGTAAGGCGCGGAAAGCTCGACGAAGCTCACCGGCTTGCCCGCGGCATTGAGCGCCTGGACGACATTGCGCGAATCCGAGGTCGGGTAGAGCCAGTCGGTATCGAAGCTGACGAGGCAGAAACGCGCCTTCGAGGCGGCGAAGGCATTGGCGAGCGGGCCGCCGTGCTCCTCGGCGAGGTCGAAGTAGTCCATCGCGCGGGTGATGTAGAGGTACGAGTTCGCATCGAAGCGGCCCGAGAAGGTCAGCCCCTGGTAGCGCAGGTACGACTCGATCTGGAAATCGGCGTCGAAGCCGAAGGTCTTCTCGTGCCGGTCCTGCAGGCGGCGTCCGAACTTTTCGGTCAGGCCCGCTTCGGAGAGATAGGTGATGTGCGCGGCCATGCGCGCGACCGCGAGCCCCTTTTCCGGACCGCGACCGTGGTCATAATAATCACCCTCGCGCCACTCGTTGTCGGCCATGATCGCCTGACGGCCCATCTCGTGGAACGCGATGTTTTGCGCCGAATGGCGCGCGGTCGAGGCGATCACCAGTGCGGCGCGGGTGCGATCGGGGAAGTTGGCCGCGAGCGAGAGCGTCTGCATGCCGCCCATCGAGCCGCCGACGACCGCGTGCAGGCAATCGATGCCGAGCGCGTCGAGCAGCGCGACGTGGCCGCGCACCATGTCGCGGATGGTGATGACGGGGAAGCGCATCGCCCAGGGCTTGCCGTCGGGCGCGAGGCTGGCCGGGCCGGTCGAGCCCATGCACGAGCCGATGACATTGGCACAGATCACGAAGTAGCGATCGGTGTCGATCGGCTTGCCCGGGCCGACCATGCGCACCCACCAGCCGGGCTTTCCGGTGATGGGATGATCCGAGACGAGGTGATGGTCGCCGGTCAGCGCGTGGCACACGAGGATCGCGTTGTCCTTCGCGGCGTTGAGCTCGCCTTGCGTCTCGTAGGCGATCTGCACGCCGGGCAGGACCTGCCCGCCATCGAGCTGCAGGGGTTCGGAAAGGTCGAGCACGGCGCTCGTGTCTATGATCGGGGCTGTGGCCATGGCAATTCTTCGGTTCGACCCCGGCCCTTCGACCTTCGCGCGCTTCGTGTCAATCGGAGTGCTCTTGCAGCGAAGCCCGAACGGCCAGGCTGGAACATTGGGTCGCCACACGGCCAGAGCGCGAATCGATGGGTGCAATCGCTGCGCTGCTGAGCTAAAGGCGCGCCATCATGAGCGAAACCGAGACCAGCACGCCCTCGCCCGCACCGGCACCCGTCGCCAAGCCGTGGATCGAGGCGATCCATGCCTATGTCCCCGGCAAGTCGACCGGCAAGGACGGGCGCGCGCTGATCAAGCTCTCGGCCAACGAGAACCCGCTCGGCACCAGCGAGGCCGCGCTCGCGGCCAAGGCACAGCCCCCTGCGCTCTATCCCGATCCCGACAGCAAGGCGCTGCGCGAAGCAATCGGCGCGCGCCACGGCCTCGATCCGGCACGCATGGTGATGGGGACCGGTTCGGACGAACTGCTCAACCTCGTCGCGCAAGGCTACGCGGGCCCCGGCGACGAGGTGGTCTACGTGCGCTACGGCTTTGCGGTCTACGACATCGCCGCAAGGCGTTGCGGCGCGACCCCGGTGATCGCCCCCGATGCCGACTACGGCACCGACATCGAGGCGCTGCTTGCCTGCGTTACCGACAGGACCCGCGTCGTCTTCGTCGCCAATCCCAACAACCCCACCGGCTCCTTCCTGCCCGCCGGCGAGATCGCCCGCCTGCATGCCGCGCTTCCTTCCGACGTCGTGCTGGTGATCGACCAGGCCTACGGCGAATATGTCGCGGCGCAGGACGATGACGGTGCCATGGCGCTCGCCGCAGCCCACGAGAACGTGCTGGTGACTCGCACCTTCTCCAAGATCTTCGGCCTCGCTGGCGAGCGCGTGGGCTGGGCCACCGGGGCGCCGGGCCTGATCGCCACCCTTAACCGCATCCGCGGCCCCTTCAATGTACCCGCGACCGGCCAGGCGATGGCGCTCGCGGCACTTGGCGATACCGATTTCGTCGAGCGCTCCCGCGAGCACAACCGCGAGGAGCGCGCCCGTTTCGCCGAGAAGCTGGCCGCGCTCGGCAACTTCGGTCTGCGCCCGCTGCCGAGCCAGGCGAACTTCGTGCTGGTGCTCTTCGAGGGCGCGCTCACTGCCGAAGCCGCGCTCGAGGGACTGGCCGAGGCGGGCTATGTCGTGCGCTGGCTACCGGGACAGGGCCTGCCGCAGGCCCTGCGCATCACCATCGGCAAGCGCGCCGACATGGACGTCATTGCCGAGACCCTGCGTACCATGGCGGAGGCCGCCGGATGAGCTTTACCCAGGTCGCAATCATCGGCCTTGGCCTGCAGGGCGGCTCGATCGGTCTTGCCATCCAGCAATACCTGCCCGAGGCCCGCGTTACCGGCTACGACCTCGATCCGGCGACCCGTGCGCGCGCGACCGAACGCGGCCTGTGCCACACGGTCAGCGAGAGCGCCGAGGACGCGGTCGCAAGTGCGGACCTCGTCATCTTCTGCGTGCCTCCCGGCGCGATGGGCGCGGCGGCTGCCCCCTTGCGCGATGCGATCCCGGCGCATTGTCTCGTCAGCGACGTCGGCTCTTCCAAGAAGGCGATCTCGGCGGCGCTTGCCGAGGCCCTGCCCGACCACCTCGTGATCCCCGCGCACCCGGTCGCGGGCACCGAGAACTCGGGGCCAGACGCCGGCTTCGCCTCGCTGTTTCGCAACCGCTGGTGCATCGTCACCCCGCCAGAGCCCTGCGACCTGCTCAAGCTGACTTCGCTCGTCCATTTCTGGGAGGCGCTCGGCGCCAATGTCGAGATCATGTCGGCCGAGCATCATGACCTCGTGCTCGCGGTGACCAGCCACCTGCCCCACCTCATCGCCTATACCATCGTCGGCACCGCCTCGGACCTCGAAGACGTGACGCAGGGCGAGGTCATCAAGTATTCGGCGGGCGGCTTTCGCGACTTCACCCGTATCGCGGCCTCGGACCCGACGATGTGGCGCGACGTCTTCCTGTCGAACAAGGACGCGGTGCTGACCATGCTCCAGCGCTTCACCGAGGATCTCACCGCGCTCCAGCGCGCGATCCGGGTCGGCGACGGCGAGCAGCTGTTCGACCACTTCGCCCGCACCCGCGCCATCCGCCGCTCGATCATCGAGGAAGGCCAGGACGATTCGCGCCCAGACTTCGGGCGCAGCGACCACGACGGTGCCGCAAGGGGCAAGACGAAGGGCTGATCGCGACGATCATCGGGAGCCAAATGGCACCCTCGCGAATTGAGCGGGCAAAGACCCGTTCCCTTCGTGAGGAAGCCTGCCATGCAGATCTCGATCCTGACCGAACTCGAATACGACCTGCCCGGTCCCGCCGACGTGCTGCTCCAGCTCGAAGCTGCCATCATCCCCGAGCAGACGGTGACCAGCCATCATATCGACCTGCCCAAGGTTGAACATTTCGCCCGCGTGCCGGGCCAGTCGAACATCGGCGAGCGTATCTGGCTGCGCCTCGCCCAGCCGCTCTCGGTGCGCTACGAAGCGACCGTCGAGGTCAACCGCCTCGTCACCGACATCGCGACACTGCCGCAGACCGCACCGCACATGCTGCCGGGCGAGACGGTCGACTACCTGATGGCCTCTCGCTTTTGCCCCGCCGACGAGTTCCAGGCCTTCGTCGAGCAGGAGTTCGCCGGGACCGGGGGCGGCGCGCGGATCGCCGCGATCCGCGACTGGATCGCGGGAACGCTCAGCTACGTGCCCGGATCGAGCAACCCGCAGACGACGGCGGCCGACACCTTCCACGCGCACCAGGGCGTGTGTCGCGACTATGCGCACCTGATGATCGCGCTCGCCCGCGCCAGCGCGATCCCGGCGCGCTTCGCCAGCGTCTACGGCCTCGGTGTCGAGCCCCAGGATTTCCACGCGGTGGCCGAAGTGTTTCTCGACGGGTGCTGGCACATCGTCGATGCGACCGGCATGTCTACGCCCGAGGCGATGGCCAAGATCGGGGTCGGGCGCGATGCCGCCGACGTCTCGTTCCTTACCAGCTACGGGCAGGTCGAGCTCAAGACCCAGCGCGTCACCGTACAGGAAGTGGTGCCCGCCTGACGGGGCCGAGGCGCACCGGCTTTCGGGCCGGTGCTCCAGCGCTCAGAGCCGCGGCAGGGTGACCCCGCGCTGGCCCATGTACTTGCCCGCGCGGTCGGCATAGCTCGTCTCGCACGGCTCGTTGCCCTTGAGGAACAGGAACTGGCAGGCCCCCTCGTTGGCGTAGATCTTCGCCGGAAGCGGCGTGGTGTTCGAGAACTCGAGCGTCACGTGCCCTTCCCAGCCCGGCTCGAGCGGGGTCACGTTGACGATAATCCCGCAGCGCGCATAGGTCGACTTGCCAAGGCAGATCACCAGCACGTCGCGCGGCACGCGGAAATACTCGACCGTACGCGCCAGCGCGAAGGAATTGGGCGGGATCACGCAGACGTCGGTCTCGCGATCGACGAAGGAATTGCTGGCGAAGTCCTTGGGATCGACCACCGCGCTGTCGACGTTGGTGAAGATCTTGAACTCGGGCGCGACCCGCGCGTCGTAGCCATACGACGAAAGCCCGTAGGAAATGCAGCCATCGCGGCGCTGGCTCTCGACGAACGGCTCGATCATGCCGTGTTCGAGGGCCTGCTCGCGGATCCACTTGTCGCTTAGAATAGACATGCGGCAAGTCATTGCGCAAAGCACGCGAAGCGGCAAGTACAGCCCCAGTCTTGTCCACTGCCTCCCCTGATATCTCTGCGTCCGGAGCTGGAGGGGATTTTCCCTTGCTTCAATTGTGGTTACGCATGGTCATGTAGCGACGTAGGGGGTGGAGCTCATGAAGAAATGCATTCTGGCCATGCTGGGCGCCGGAGCCGTGATAACAAGCCCGGCGAAGGCCAGCGACGCGCGCATCGTAACGGGCAGCGAGGAGGCGGCAAGCGCCGAAGTAGACCAGGCATTCGCCTTGATCGGCCAAAAACAGCCTGCGCAGGCGTTGGACCTCCTGGCACCGCTGATCGACCGCTTCAACCAGCAGATCGCCGAGGCCGAAAAAACGAGAATGGTATTTTGCGGCCCCACTTTGATGGAAGCGTCCGTTTATGCGGTCCTGCCTGCAATTGAGAAGAAGGACGGCCTGGTTATGGGTCGCGACGTGTGCGACGCCTTCTTTGCCAAAGCCTACGCCCTAGTGGAACTTGACCGCAAGCCCGAGGCATTGGCCACTCTGCAGCGATTGACTTCGCTTGCACCAATGCATTCGCGCTATCTCGTAGAATTAGGTTACGCCTATCGGATCAACGGCCAGAACGGGAAGGCAGAAGATGCCTACCGCATGGCCTTGGAGCACGCAGACCTCGGAGAAGACGACAAGACAAAGAGCACCAACCACGCATCCGCGCTGCGCGGGATCGGCTACATGCTTGTTGAAAAGCGCGATCTTGCTGCTGCGGAAAATGCATACAAGAAGTCACTCAAGTACGATCCGGACAGCGCCATCGCGAAAGGAGAGTTGGAATTCATTGCCCAGCAGCGCAAACGCGCCAAGTAAGCCATTCCGTATCTGAAGCTTAAGATTTGCCGGGTATTTCAGCACTCATGTCCCAGCTTGCCTCTACATCGCCAGCCCGCATCCTTGTCGTCTTTGGCACGCGCCCCGAGGCGATCAAGCTGTTCCCGGTGATCCATGCCCTGAAGGCCGATCCGCGTTTCGAATGCGTGGTCTGCGTCTCGGCGCAACACCGCCAGATGCTCGACCAGGTGCTCGAGATCGCAGGGATCGTGCCCGATTACGATCTCGACGTGATGCAGCCCGACCAGAGCCTCGATGCGCTTACCGCACGGCTGCTCACCGGCCTTGGCCGGGTCATGGACGAGGTGAGGCCCGACCGCGTGATCGTGCAAGGCGACACCGCGACCGCGATGGCAGGCGGGCTCGCGGCCTACTATCGCAAGCTGCCGGTCGATCACGTCGAGGCGGGGCTGCGCTCCTACAACATTCACCATCCCTGGCCCGAGGAAGTGAACCGCAAGATCATCGGCTCGCTCGCCAGCCTGCACTTCGCGCCGACCGCGACTGCGCAAAACGCGTTGCTCAAGGAAAACGTCGATCCGTCGCGCGTCCACGTGACCGGCAACACGGTGATCGACGCGCTGCACTGGGTCACCGGCGAGATCGAGCGCCGCCCCGAACTCGCAGCCGGGCTGTCGCGGCTCGAGGAGAGCTTTGCCGGGCGGCGGATCATCGGCGTCACCAGCCACCGCCGCGAGAATTTCGGCGAGGGTATGGAGCAGATCGCACAGGCCATCCGCGAGATCGCGCAGCGGCCCGAGGTCGCGGTGATCTTCCCGGTCCACCTCAACCCCAACGTACGCAAGGTGATGAACGAGCGGCTCACCGGGCTCGACAACGTCGCACTGATCGAGCCGCTCGACTATCCGCACTTCGCGCGGCTGCTCTCGATAGCCGAGATCATGCTGACCGATTCGGGCGGGGTGCAGGAGGAGGCGCCTGCATTGGGCAAGCCGGTGCTCGTCATGCGCGAGACGACCGAGCGGCCAGAGGGCGTCGATGCGGGCACGGCAAGGCTGGTGGGCACTTCGGCCGTGACAATCGTTTCCGAATTGGCAACCTTGCTCGACGATAAGGCGGCATATGACGCCATGGCGCAGGCCCACAACCCATTCGGGGACGGGCTGGCATCGGGCAGGATCGTGGAGCTTCTGGCACGTGAAATCGGATAACAAACCCTCTGTCTGCGTGGTCGGCCTCGGCTACATCGGCCTGCCGACCGCCGCGGTGATCGCGCGCGCGGGCTGCCCGGTGCTGGGGCTCGACGTCTCGCAGAAGGTGGTCGACACCATCAACCGCGGCGAAATCCACATCGAGGAAGTCGATCTCGACGGCCTCGTGCAGGGCGTGGTCGCGCGCGGGCTGCTCTCGGCCTCGACCGAGGTCGCCCCCGCCGACGTCTTCGTGATCGCGGTACCCACGCCCTTCGAGAAGGGCCCGGGCGGCGAGCATACGCCCGACATCTCCTATGTCCTGGCCGCCGGGCGAACGATTGCCCCCGTGCTCAAGACGGGCGACGTGGTCATCCTCGAGTCGACCTCGCCGGTCGGCACCACCGAACAGCTGCGCGACATGATCGCGAAGATGCGCCCCGACCTGAAGATCCCGGGGCTCACCCGCGAGACGCCCGACATCTCGATCGCCTATTGCCCCGAGCGCGTGCTTCCCGGACGAATCCTCGAGGAGCTGATCAACAACGACCGCTCCATCGGCGGCGTGACCCCGCGTTGCGCGCGTAAAGCACTGGCCTTCTACAAGCGCTTCGTGCGCGGCGAATGCGTCACCACCGATGCCCGCGCCGCCGAGATGACCAAGCTCGTCGAGAACGCCTATCGCGACGTCAACATCGCCTTTGCCAACGAGCTCTCGATCGTCTCCGACAAGATGGGACTCGACG belongs to Novosphingobium aureum and includes:
- a CDS encoding complex I NDUFA9 subunit family protein produces the protein MSMTPKDSLSGKIVTVLGGSGFVGTHLAQELLARGARLRVASRHPKKAYALKPLGNLGQVQFAGCDVTRTDSLAAVLAGSDVVINLVGAFSGNLDALQGEGLARIAAAAKAAGAQAFVHVSAIGADASSDVAYARTKAEGEQAALAEFPEATILRPSVMFGPDDKFVMMFGDLMASAPVMPIFVPEGRLQPVFVDDVAEAIANAAGDPLTHGGKTYEIAGPEVVTMRELNHRIAAAAGRKPCFIEMPDAFAGLFAALPLTPISSDQIKLLKAGSVASEGAPGLAELGVKARPMGLFLDRWMTQFRKHGRFGTKENTEA
- a CDS encoding glutathione S-transferase family protein — its product is MWHIFQFPLCPFSRKVRLLMAEKGIAYELQTTRPWEGEDRLFQMNPAGRTPVVREMERGVVLADSRAICEYFEETVDRNPMLRGTDQQRAEIRRLVALFDENFFNDVSGPLLHEKMKKRLVLRQSPDGRSLRDAMKLAHDYLDYIDYLIDNRPWLAGATMTLADLTAAAQISVADYLGGLDWSSHEQARGWYLVMKSRPSFRPLLTERMEVIQPPSHYGEVDI
- the metW gene encoding methionine biosynthesis protein MetW encodes the protein MSVSAAALRPDLAVIARNVAPGSSLLDIGCGDGTLMAALRDEKQCDTRGMEIDPANVGACVARGLSVIQGDADKDLVFYPDKSVDYAILSQTLQTTMRPDLALEELLRIGRKAFVSFPNFAHWRVRLSLLWRGRMPVTRLLPVLWYETPNIHHLTIDDFRALVKERGITVEGSWFLSGDKRCSQAAANYFAEHAVFLLSRDS
- a CDS encoding GNAT family N-acetyltransferase, which translates into the protein MIDLSDDTARLDVARIHGWLASSYWSPGIAREQVERQIAGAHCLGAYDAAGEQVGFARVISDRASFAWLADVWVDEPARGQGLGRRMVGWFIERPEYAGIRRFALTTADAHGVYAKLGFKPLSRPERLMERLSNEFAAMLEKAS
- the metX gene encoding homoserine O-acetyltransferase MetX translates to MATAPIIDTSAVLDLSEPLQLDGGQVLPGVQIAYETQGELNAAKDNAILVCHALTGDHHLVSDHPITGKPGWWVRMVGPGKPIDTDRYFVICANVIGSCMGSTGPASLAPDGKPWAMRFPVITIRDMVRGHVALLDALGIDCLHAVVGGSMGGMQTLSLAANFPDRTRAALVIASTARHSAQNIAFHEMGRQAIMADNEWREGDYYDHGRGPEKGLAVARMAAHITYLSEAGLTEKFGRRLQDRHEKTFGFDADFQIESYLRYQGLTFSGRFDANSYLYITRAMDYFDLAEEHGGPLANAFAASKARFCLVSFDTDWLYPTSDSRNVVQALNAAGKPVSFVELSAPYGHDSFLLDVPALDRVVAGFLG
- the hisC gene encoding histidinol-phosphate transaminase produces the protein MSETETSTPSPAPAPVAKPWIEAIHAYVPGKSTGKDGRALIKLSANENPLGTSEAALAAKAQPPALYPDPDSKALREAIGARHGLDPARMVMGTGSDELLNLVAQGYAGPGDEVVYVRYGFAVYDIAARRCGATPVIAPDADYGTDIEALLACVTDRTRVVFVANPNNPTGSFLPAGEIARLHAALPSDVVLVIDQAYGEYVAAQDDDGAMALAAAHENVLVTRTFSKIFGLAGERVGWATGAPGLIATLNRIRGPFNVPATGQAMALAALGDTDFVERSREHNREERARFAEKLAALGNFGLRPLPSQANFVLVLFEGALTAEAALEGLAEAGYVVRWLPGQGLPQALRITIGKRADMDVIAETLRTMAEAAG
- a CDS encoding prephenate/arogenate dehydrogenase family protein; the protein is MSFTQVAIIGLGLQGGSIGLAIQQYLPEARVTGYDLDPATRARATERGLCHTVSESAEDAVASADLVIFCVPPGAMGAAAAPLRDAIPAHCLVSDVGSSKKAISAALAEALPDHLVIPAHPVAGTENSGPDAGFASLFRNRWCIVTPPEPCDLLKLTSLVHFWEALGANVEIMSAEHHDLVLAVTSHLPHLIAYTIVGTASDLEDVTQGEVIKYSAGGFRDFTRIAASDPTMWRDVFLSNKDAVLTMLQRFTEDLTALQRAIRVGDGEQLFDHFARTRAIRRSIIEEGQDDSRPDFGRSDHDGAARGKTKG
- a CDS encoding transglutaminase-like domain-containing protein, which codes for MQISILTELEYDLPGPADVLLQLEAAIIPEQTVTSHHIDLPKVEHFARVPGQSNIGERIWLRLAQPLSVRYEATVEVNRLVTDIATLPQTAPHMLPGETVDYLMASRFCPADEFQAFVEQEFAGTGGGARIAAIRDWIAGTLSYVPGSSNPQTTAADTFHAHQGVCRDYAHLMIALARASAIPARFASVYGLGVEPQDFHAVAEVFLDGCWHIVDATGMSTPEAMAKIGVGRDAADVSFLTSYGQVELKTQRVTVQEVVPA
- the dcd gene encoding dCTP deaminase, producing MSILSDKWIREQALEHGMIEPFVESQRRDGCISYGLSSYGYDARVAPEFKIFTNVDSAVVDPKDFASNSFVDRETDVCVIPPNSFALARTVEYFRVPRDVLVICLGKSTYARCGIIVNVTPLEPGWEGHVTLEFSNTTPLPAKIYANEGACQFLFLKGNEPCETSYADRAGKYMGQRGVTLPRL
- a CDS encoding tetratricopeptide repeat protein, with protein sequence MKKCILAMLGAGAVITSPAKASDARIVTGSEEAASAEVDQAFALIGQKQPAQALDLLAPLIDRFNQQIAEAEKTRMVFCGPTLMEASVYAVLPAIEKKDGLVMGRDVCDAFFAKAYALVELDRKPEALATLQRLTSLAPMHSRYLVELGYAYRINGQNGKAEDAYRMALEHADLGEDDKTKSTNHASALRGIGYMLVEKRDLAAAENAYKKSLKYDPDSAIAKGELEFIAQQRKRAK
- the wecB gene encoding non-hydrolyzing UDP-N-acetylglucosamine 2-epimerase; amino-acid sequence: MSQLASTSPARILVVFGTRPEAIKLFPVIHALKADPRFECVVCVSAQHRQMLDQVLEIAGIVPDYDLDVMQPDQSLDALTARLLTGLGRVMDEVRPDRVIVQGDTATAMAGGLAAYYRKLPVDHVEAGLRSYNIHHPWPEEVNRKIIGSLASLHFAPTATAQNALLKENVDPSRVHVTGNTVIDALHWVTGEIERRPELAAGLSRLEESFAGRRIIGVTSHRRENFGEGMEQIAQAIREIAQRPEVAVIFPVHLNPNVRKVMNERLTGLDNVALIEPLDYPHFARLLSIAEIMLTDSGGVQEEAPALGKPVLVMRETTERPEGVDAGTARLVGTSAVTIVSELATLLDDKAAYDAMAQAHNPFGDGLASGRIVELLAREIG
- the wecC gene encoding UDP-N-acetyl-D-mannosamine dehydrogenase — its product is MKSDNKPSVCVVGLGYIGLPTAAVIARAGCPVLGLDVSQKVVDTINRGEIHIEEVDLDGLVQGVVARGLLSASTEVAPADVFVIAVPTPFEKGPGGEHTPDISYVLAAGRTIAPVLKTGDVVILESTSPVGTTEQLRDMIAKMRPDLKIPGLTRETPDISIAYCPERVLPGRILEELINNDRSIGGVTPRCARKALAFYKRFVRGECVTTDARAAEMTKLVENAYRDVNIAFANELSIVSDKMGLDVWEVIRLANRHPRVNILSPGPGVGGHCIAVDPWFIVHGAPDETPLIRTARGVNDAKMHHVIARAEALIEAHPQARVACLGLAFKANIDDFRESPARFVASRLARKFGEQIQVVEPYAAELPIEFTGTGATQIDIDDALETCDILIVLVDHDVFRVVPLAERADKLVYDTRGIWGDQPRVVRDEEARIRLAS